gctgaggcgggcggatcacgagatcaagagatcgacaccatccttaCAATAcagtgaaccccatctctactaaaatacaaacgaCAGCCAGGTGGCgtggctctgtagtcccagctactcaagaggttgaggcaggagaatggcaagaacctgggaggcggagctggcagtgagccaagaccagtcactgcactccaacctgggtgacagagcaagactccgccaaaaaaaaaaaaaaaaaaaaaaaacagattgacataggccaggtgcgatggctcatgcctgtaatcccagcactttgggaaaccaaggtgggcagatcacctgaggtcaggacttcaagaccagcctgaccaacatggtgaaaccccgtctctactaaaaatactaaattagccaggcgtgttggtgcacacctgtaatcccagctactgtaaaggctgagacaggagaattgcttgaactccaggaggcagaggctgcagggagccgcagattaagccactgcactccagcctgggcacatgaGTGAAacctcagtctcaaaaaaaaaaaaaaaaaaaagattgatgttATTGGCTCTTGTAGAGGAAACTAATAAAGTGTTTGTATCTGTGTGATTTGAggtcttaataaaaaaaaaaaaaaaagtactgcctAGTTCGGTCTTGACATTTTGTTACTTAACTACAGTATTTGAAAGGAAGGGggccggccgggcacagtggctcacacctgtaataccagctcttcaggagactgaggtgagtggatcacctgaggtcaggagttcaagaccagcctagccaacatggtgaaactccgtctctactaagaatacaaaaattagccgggcatggtggtgtacgcctatagtcccagctactcaagaggctgaagcaggagaattgcttgaacctgggaggcagaggttgcagtgagccaagatcatgccactgcactccagcctggacgacagagcaagcaagaccccagctcaaaaaaaaaaaggaaaagaacatttactttatccaCTATTACCAAGTGGATGCTGGAGTAGGTGCTTTCGCTGTGTGATCTTATTTAACCgttaaaaaaagacatacattaaTAACTAAACTAGAAATTTAATATCCACAGCCACCATATTTTGAGTAAGCTAGACTACAAGTTAGTTATCTAGGACCACCATAGTTCTCTATGCAGTCCATTagcaatctacaaattacttttcCAAAAATGCTGGCTTTACCTCATTTGTGACCTTTGCTCCAAAAAGCCAACCTGCTCCTCGCGGACTGATAGCCCAAGTATCCACATCTTCAGGATCTGACCAAACCAGATCACAAAATGCTCCTTTATGAGGAATTTCCTGATTCCGTTCGATGGTTCGAATTTGATCCAGTGTTTTGATATCAGGAGATAAACCACCATGGACACACAAAATCTGCTCATCTATTAACTAGCAAAAAAGGATAACAAAGAGTTGAACATATAACCTCAGGCATATCTAAATTCATCAATGAATACTAAAGATATCAACACAATTGAGATGACAACTAGATAAAAATATGCAATGTGTTATTGGCAGGAACATACATgagactttaaaaatagaaacttacAGCTGCTACTGTGAGCATGTCAAAAACTTTGGTACAGTATCTCCAGGCATTAGCATTTCCATATTTGGTTTGGCACTCATCTGTGAAAGAAACAGAAGGGTTTTAATTAATGAATCtgccaataaaaataaacaatatatccAATACTAGAGCAGCTTTCAGTATAACAGAAATTCAGCTTAAACTAGGACAGCAAGATATGACACATATTTAGTCCTACTAGGACCTCCACATAGAGCCAAAAGAACACTAGTGACTAACTATATACAGTTATATGTCCCTTAAtcatggggatacattctgaaaaatgcattgttaggtgattttgtcattgtgtgaacatcatcaCATATCCTTACTAACCCAGATGgtctagcctactacacacctaagcaatatgatatagcctattgcttctaggctataAACTTGTGAAGCATGTCACTGTACTAAATATCGTAAGGAAATAGTAACACAAGGGTAAGTATTTgtgcaataggaatttttcaactGCGTTATATCTacgggaccactgttgtatatacAGTCCATCAtcgactgaaatgtcattatgtggcacatgactgtatttccTAAGGATGTAGTACTGCTCTTCATTCCTGGAATGGACCTAAGAAGCAGCTGAAATTATTAACCAAAATGCTATCATTAGAAGAGTCAAATACAAATTTCACACAACCTGAAGCAAATGTTTTTACAGTTATGTTAATATTAGGTAATTCTGGTAAACAGATAAATTTAGTTAAGGAGACCATTCTAGCAGGATAATCAGATCAAACAAATTAGAGGACCCTTAGTTATAGGAACATGAGCAATTCCTAACTCTTCTCAGGGCTAAGTTATCTCTTCTGAGATTTTCTGCAAATTGTCCAACTAAACACTTGAGCTTCAGTGGATCACAACTGAGGACAGACTGCCAGTCAGGTTCTTACAAATTCCCAGTTGAACACTCTTTCTGCTGCCTccatagctttttgtttttgagataaggtctcactctgtcgcccaagtcggaatacagtggcgcaatcagcagtggcaagatcacagctcactgtaacctcaaccacttgggctcaagcgatcctaccacctcagccttccgaatagctggaactacaggcatgtgccaccacacctgactaattttatttctggtagaaatgggggtctccctatgttgtccaggctggtcttgaactcttgagctcaagcaatcctcctacctcagcctcccacagtgctgagattacaggtgtgagccactataccctgACTGTCTACATAGTTAATAGGGTACACACTTCTTCTGTTAACACCATGGAAGCTCTGCACTTTGACTTCTtccataattttagaaaaaaaaaaaacctgacatacCACTATTGCCTTAAGTGAAGCTGAAAATGATATAGGAAAGAAGTCTGCAGGTTATGACCACTCCCCAAGATTTTCTCAATTATATATCTATGTGAAGCAAGATTGTTATGTAAACTTGGCATAAGAGAGCCCTACCAATGAGCTCAGGTTGCAGGCAGGGATCTTGAGCTTGGCTCTATAGTAACTGCCCAGCATGTGTTTATCAGTGTGAACTGAAGGCCCAGTGTAAAGTTATATAGGGATATCTTATTCCTTTAAAATCAATGTAAGTCttataataactaaaattatCTTATTCCCGAGGAGCTGTTAAGcttcattttattaaacaaaaccaTACAACACCACAAGAACAGAGCTCTGGGAACAAGAAAGTTCAATACTAGATTTTGTGTTGCTGTCATTTTCCTCAGTCAAGGCACCTTGATTAAAATGTCCTCCTTCCTCAccccatttttttcccctttagccCTACATTGATGAAAGCTGGGCGAATTCTGGAGTATAactgtatatataaaaacagTCACATATAAAAAACATGTCATATATTAGTCATATATAACAATATGCGTTTTATATATTATGCATGTAGCATtagttacatatatatagtaggtgtgtgtgttttgataACATTAGTTTTAGTATTTTCACTGAGCTAATATCATAGTATGGTATCTAAAATATTGATCCAAAAGTTGTATTTCAATTGGTGTTTATTTTGTGAACGAAAATAAGAAGTAACTTGTAGAAAGGAGACAAATAGGCCGGGCGCTGCAAggtctgcctgtaatcccagcactttgggaggccgagatcggcggatcacaaggtcaggagatcggtgaccatcctggctaacacagtgaaaccccgccgccaatactggaaaaatacaaaaactagccgggcgaggtggtgggcttgtagtcccagctactcgaggccaggcaggagaatggcgtgaactgggaggcggagcttgcagtgagccgagatccgccactgcactccagcctaagggcagagccagactcaccaaaaaaaaaaaaaaaaaaaagaaaaagaaaggacacaAATATTATCTAACGttacaagtatttaaaaaattatataaaaataattatcaaaatttcTCTAATTGATAATGGCAGACAAACTGAAGAGTAAGAGAGTTCAGagtatctttgttttgttttgagacagagtctcgctctgtcacccaggctggagtgcaatggcacaatctcagctcactgcaacctccacctcccaggttcaagcgattctcttgcctcagcctcccgagtagctgggactacaggcaagcgccaccatgcccagctaatttttgtattttttgtagagacgcggtttcaccatgttagacaggatggtctcaatctcctgacatcatgatctgcctgcctcggcctcctaaagtgctgggattacaggcatgagccaacacgcccagcccaGCCTATCTTTATAATGACAgaagataattcaaaatataaaatttaaaactaaaggGTTCTGCAATTAATGTTTAATCTCTCAATATCTGCCTTAATTGTGCTCAAGGAAAATCCAAATTCATAATCTTGATAATTATATTTCCTTCAAGGGGGTTCCTAAtaagcgctctctctctctctctctgtaactTTCAACCAAATAAAAGTTTTAGAGAAGTagctattttgcttttttttctttcttgagacatagtctcgctcagttgcccagactggagtgcaatggtgcaatcttggctcactgcaacctccacctcctgggttcaatcaattctccctgcctcagcctcccaagtagctgggattacaggcccccaccaccatgcccggctaacttttgtattttcagtagagacggggtttagttggtcagactggtctcaaactcctgacctcaggtgatccacccgcctcggcctcccaaagtgctgggattacaggggtgagccactgcgcctggcctattttgctttttatgacTAAGTTCTGCTTCTGATCCCTGAGGTCCTAGCATTCTCTGGAGTGAGCATACAGAGATATATGTAAAAGGATGTGTAATAGCAGCTTAAAAACAACTCTAAAGTCCAATGATAGAGAAAAAACTGATACATcaattatggtacatccatatGGTATATGATGCAGCTATAAACATGACAATAAAGTCAAAAATTCAGGTATGACCCCATTTTAGTGTGTGTttgtacatatataaacacacataaatacacacacacacaaaatagatgAGAATGGACTCTCCAATTTGTGCAGAACATTCACCTTCAGCAGATTCTAGATTCCCACTccaaaatattttgattaataaatcTGTGGTGAGGCCCAGCaatctacatttttgttttgttttgttttgtttttttgagacggaggctcactatgtcgccaggctggagtgctatggcgtgatcttggctcaccataacctccgactccttggttcaagtgactgtcctgcctcagcctcccgagtaactgggattacatgcatgcaccaccacgcccagctcatttttgtatttttagaagagacggggtttcaccatattggccaggatggtctcgatctcctgaccttgtgatccgcctgcctcagcctctcaaagtgctgtgattacaggtgtgagccaccccatccAGCCCacaatctacatttttaatgaGAACCCAGGTGATTCCAGCAAGATAAACTAAGGACTACACTTTGAGGCACAGATCTAGAAAGATGCACACCAAAAAGTTAACAGTAATCTCTCCAGCATAAGATTTTCAATTGTTGGGGAGGAGTGAAGgagtgaggatgtggggaaaataatatacataaagcatGTGTATGACTTGTGTAGCTTTGTTTTCCaaagaggaaagtaaaataatattcagaatcAGAGAAATAGGAGTTCTTACCATAAAATCCATAGACCTGTGTTATCTGTCTACTCTCATGATTTCCTCTCAAAAGTGTAATACGATCAGGCCATTTAGCCTTTAATGCAAGAAGGTAAGTGAAGGTCTCCAAACTATAGTAACCTCTGTCTACAAAATCACCCTGTGAAGTAAAAGTGTACAGTTACAAACAATACAATAGCCataatattcttttcaaattacATCAAACTGCACAAACTCATGGTTCATAACTACAATAAAAAgttacatactgaaatatttggaaatttgattttaacaaaaatttaaatagaagtaAACAAACTGTTTCTATTAAATGTTTATAGAAACAAGATTTTGGACTCCAGGGAAACCTACAAGAATCTGCTGTGCCATTCTCTCAAGAACTTTCCCTGAAAAACCACCATtttctcgctttttttttttcgagacagagtatcactctgtcacccaggctggagtgcagttgcgcaatctcggctcactgcaacctccacctcctgggttcaagtgattctcctgcctcagcctcctgagtagctgggattacaggcgcacaccgacaccacacctggctaatttttctatttttagcagagacaggggtttcaccatgttggtcaggctggtctgaaactcctgaccttgtgatctgcccacctcggcctcccaaagtgctgggattataggtgtgagccaccatacctggcaaaaCCACCATTTTTTTCAATCCTCTATTACCTACATTAGTTGATTTGGTCATCTGTTAACcagtattttttaagtaatttaatttttaaaaattcaattttttttttttttttagagatgggggtctcactatgttgcccagattggtctagaactcctgagcctaaacaatcatcccacctcagcctccaagtagctgggactacaggtgtgcaccaccatgcccagataaaataattttctattttaagaaatcattttaacTGTATTGGAAGAGCTGCctacttgaagaaaaaaaatttttttgtaaaaacaaatacCATAATTATAACAGCGTTCTAGGTTCAGTTTTGCATTTAACAACCATATATGATAATATACTATTTACACTTCCCATTAATATCTGACTTGGGCCAATATTACACCAATAGGAAAACAACTGAAAGAAAagtggccaagtgcggtggctcatgtctgtaatcccagcaccttgggaggccgaggccagcagattaggaggtcaagagatcctgaccatcctggccaacatggtgaaaccccgtctctagtaaaaatacaaaaattagctgggcatggtggcacgcgcctgtaatcccagctactcaggaggctgaggcaagagaatcacttgaacccggaaggcagaggtagCAATAAGCTGATCAcacctgcactccaacctggcaacagagcgagactccatttcaaaaaaaaaaaaaaaaaaaagaaagtgacccAGAAACTTTCAGAAGGAAAGATAATGAGAGAAGGATCCAGAAAAAGTTCAACAGTAACACTACAttccaaaagaaaagcaaacatctACCTTAATagcaaatgtgtatgtatgtatattcatccatccatagattaacaagagataaaaatgaatgCTCGAAAAGTTTGAATAAATAATAGTCAATTGAAGATTTATGCCTTAAACCAGGGGTTCTGGGTTATTTTTATGCCCACTCATTACTGATAGCTATTACCCAACCCTATCTACAGTGGCTTACTAAGGCAATTAATTAGAGGACATAGTTAAATGTAGAAAAGTACACAAtcactttgatatggtttggctgtgtccccacccaaatctcatcttgaactcccacatgttgtgggagggactcggtgggaagtaattgaaccatgggggcaagtctttcctgtgctgttctcatgatagtaagtctcgtgagatctgatggttttaaaaacaagagttccctgcacagtctctctctctctctttgcctgctgccatccatgtaagatgtgacgtGGTCCTGCCTGCCTTCtgcatgattatgaggcctctccagccatgtgaaactgtaagtccattaaacctctttattttatacttgcccagtctcgggtatgtctttataagcagcatgaaaatggactaatacacaccttttcatatactgaAATGGGGACTGTCACATGGCAAAAAATTATTATGCAATTTACATTTAATAAGTCAGATCCTTTCCATGTTAAACAAGCACTTGATATCAGTGGTGTTTACATACCATAAATATGTAGTTTGTGTCAGGAACCTGACCTCCAGTTCTGAACAGTTCACAAAGgtcataaaactataaaagaaatgcaatataTGCTGATTACAAATTCCTGTTaagaagcaaaacaacaaaactgagAGTGAAATGTGTAAAGAAGCAGTTAAGAGGActccaaatatttacatttttaagaaataaagtgtaAGCCAAACTGCCAAGCACACAGTTCTCACGACTAAAAAAAGCACCAAATAAAGCTCAGTTACCATAAAACCACTACTAGATCATTATCATAGGctccctttctcattttctttcatacATCTCCCCATCTATCTCTTGAGAATTCTGACATCCTTTACAAATTGTCTAATTTCTCAGTAAGCTAATCTAACAGCCAACCCAAA
Above is a window of Papio anubis isolate 15944 chromosome 13, Panubis1.0, whole genome shotgun sequence DNA encoding:
- the PPP6C gene encoding serine/threonine-protein phosphatase 6 catalytic subunit isoform X2, whose product is MAPLDLDKYVEIARLCKYLPENDLKRLCDYVCDLLLEESNVQPVSTPVTVCGDIHGQGDFVDRGYYSLETFTYLLALKAKWPDRITLLRGNHESRQITQVYGFYDECQTKYGNANAWRYCTKVFDMLTVAALIDEQILCVHGGLSPDIKTLDQIRTIERNQEIPHKGAFCDLVWSDPEDVDTWAISPRGAGWLFGAKVTNEFVHINNLKLICRAHQLVHEGYKFMFDEKLVTVWSAPNYCYRCGNIASIMVFKDVNTREPKLFRAVPDSERVIPPRTTTPYFL
- the PPP6C gene encoding serine/threonine-protein phosphatase 6 catalytic subunit isoform X1 — encoded protein: MAPLDLDKYVEIARLCKYLPENDLKRLCDYVCDLLLEESNVQPVSTPVTVCGDIHGQFYDLCELFRTGGQVPDTNYIFMGDFVDRGYYSLETFTYLLALKAKWPDRITLLRGNHESRQITQVYGFYDECQTKYGNANAWRYCTKVFDMLTVAALIDEQILCVHGGLSPDIKTLDQIRTIERNQEIPHKGAFCDLVWSDPEDVDTWAISPRGAGWLFGAKVTNEFVHINNLKLICRAHQLVHEGYKFMFDEKLVTVWSAPNYCYRCGNIASIMVFKDVNTREPKLFRAVPDSERVIPPRTTTPYFL